One segment of Panicum virgatum strain AP13 chromosome 3K, P.virgatum_v5, whole genome shotgun sequence DNA contains the following:
- the LOC120697437 gene encoding probable glutathione S-transferase GSTF1, giving the protein MAGGGAVKVYGAAASPYVATVLMCLEEAGAAYEVIHLDMAAREQNAPHHLARNPFGTIPAIEDGELTLFKSRAISRYVLRKYSNAGGGADLLREGNLEEAAMVDAWLEAEAHQYHPAISHIVRQCVFLPMIGSARDQRVIDEHAGKLREALRAYDALLGERAYLAGDFVSLADLAHVGFTHYLMRTEYAALVEERANVKAWWERLSARPAVKKVAALMPTADI; this is encoded by the exons atggcgggcggcggcgccgtgaaggtgtacggcgcggcggcgtcgccgtacGTGGCGACGGTGCTGATGTGcctggaggaggccggcgccgcgtACGAGGTCATCCACCTCGACATGGCGGCGCGCGAGCAGAATGCGCCGCACCACCTCGCCCGCAAC CCCTTCGGCACGATCCCCGCCATTGAGGACGGCGAACTCACCCTCTTCA AATCGCGCGCGATCTCGCGGTACGTGCTCCGCAAGTACAgcaacgccggcggcggcgcggacctgCTGAGGGAAGGCAACCTCGAGGAGGCCGCCATGGTGGACGCGTGGCTGGAGGCGGAGGCCCACCAGTACCACCCGGCCATCTCCCACATCGTCCGGCAGTGCGTCTTCCTGCCGATGATCGGCAGCGCCCGCGACCAGCGCGTCATCGACGAGCACGCCGGCAAGCTGAGGGAGGCGCTGCGGGCGTACGACGCGCTGCTGGGCGAGCGCGCCTACCTGGCGGGGGACTTCGTCAGCCTCGCCGACCTCGCCCACGTCGGCTTCACGCACTACCTCATGCGCACCGAGTACGCGGCGCTGGTGGAGGAGCGCGCCAACGTGAAGGCGTGGTGGGAGCGGCTGTCGGCGAGGCCGGCGGTCAAGAAGGTGGCCGCGCTCATGCCCACCGCGGACATCTGA